The following proteins are co-located in the Gossypium hirsutum isolate 1008001.06 chromosome A02, Gossypium_hirsutum_v2.1, whole genome shotgun sequence genome:
- the LOC107927489 gene encoding putative disease resistance protein RGA3 isoform X1: MAEAFVSAVVGEVASKAASVAVEMISLGWGFKDEMQRLGNSLEMIGAFLQDAEGNKKQTNSVKLWLKRLRDVAYEADEVLDEIAYEFLRRKVEIGDQMWRKVRDTPSTVTFQHNMANKVKDILNSLDDLNKIAKDYGLQQLAIDQRIFIPSNVETVSFLDDSNIVGRKNDVSKVVDMLLSPQDDRTVSVVPIVGMAGIGKTTLARLVYHDVDVERRFDVRFWVCVSDDFNVKRILREMLEHDMNYQQTSIPQNLNALTAKLKGKIEQAKRGNEQIKYLLVLDDVWNVEQWDELMWCLEGVNKNRGNKVIVTTRIEDVALKVETLPNQRHQPGKLKDEECWSIIKEKACGDSPISPSLVLIGEEIAKQCHGVPLAAKVIGGTMRKIERSRAAWLKIQNSDAWGSVLSVLRLSFDQLSSPCLKKCFAYCAMFPKDFCFRKEQLIQLWMAEGFLGGSKEMMDTGNRYFHELLSNSLFQDVRKDRCGNILTCKMHDLVHDLALSVSKFETLIFQENSSSSTDEVSYIRHLSIGYDGESLPIILTAVAPKLHSLFSEIDVFKKLSRTFTSLRVLKFSGADILELPASLGELKHLRYMDISKTSIKVLPLSITKLYMLQTLRFMGCRKLAFPDGLRNLISLKHIHFDQRSSQPIELRHLISLQTLPMFFVRDNELHLDALGCLNELGGQLKICDLQSVRDKEEARKANLRLKTKLTKVIFEWTNFSNDTCEEVLEGLQPHSGLQSLIIWNYGGEKLPSWMSRPVHGSNIGSLILDNLMELVLDNCINCKSLPPLGQLQSLKFLALRNMEMLKCIGNAFYCDGRSQGQKEVFTAAVMFPCLEELIVSDCPLLESVPLTGRCLSLKKLRVEDCSRLSSIGDGLATAMLLEELAIVRCQNLCSIPNLNGFSSLRRVYVYGCSKLGTVPIAGICSSLEEFCISNCKELRKIGDGLSTSTCLQTLRLGICANLSSIPVMDGFSFLRNLDISSCRELEIVPIRGRCSSLQNLHISSCRKLSEIGDGLSTSIYLEELKLSDCPNLSSIPDLEGFSSLRILDISICEDLEIVPIGGQCSSLKKLHISSCPKLSKIGDGLSTSIYLEELKLSDCPNLSSIPDLEGFSSLRILDISICENLEIVPIGGQCSSLKKLRISSCRKLSKIGDGLFTSIYLEELKLSDCPNLSSTPDLERFSSLRILDISICENLEIVPIGGQCSSLQKLHISSCRKLSKIGDGLFTSIYLEELKLSDCPNLSSIPDLEGFSSLRILDISICEDLEIVPIGGQCSSLKKLHISSCPKLSKIGDGLSTSIYLEELKLSDCPNLSSIPDLEGFSSLRILDISICENLEIVPIGGQCSSLKKLRISSCRKLSKIADGLFTSFYLEELKLSDCPNLSSTPDLERFSSLQNLDISICKNLEIVPIGGQCPSLEVLDIRACEKLSHIGSELPPFTMLRKLKIVNCPNLRSIPRMHIDFFTFLIKLNFTGVGGGLIRLLSACNNRLANLTLSDLPDLRSIPERLGNCRYLNHLTIKRCPTLRSIPNGLLGSSFWLRSLDIGGFSEELEEFPGFDSIRRLSASLKKLRLLGWAKLSSLPYQLQHLTALEELEIQRFQGIEALPDWLGNLSSIKRLGIDSCDKLVYLPSELVTRSLSKSIAFEISACPQLEARWSSISELYRIRMDIYDP; this comes from the exons ATGGCTGAAGCTTTCGTTAGTGCTGTTGTGGGAGAAGTGGCGTCAAAAGCGGCGTCAGTTGCGGTTGAGATGATAAGCCTTGGATGGGGCTTCAAGGATGAGATGCAGAGGCTTGGTAACTCACTAGAAATGATTGGAGCTTTCTTGCAAGACGCAGAGGGAAACAAAAAGCAAACGAACTCAGTGAAGCTTTGGTTGAAGAGGCTCAGAGATGTTGCTTATGAGGCTGATGAGGTCCTGGATGAGATTGCTTATGAGTTTCTCAGAAGGAAAGTGGAGATTGGGGATCAGATGTGGAGAAAGGTACGAGACACTCCATCTACTGTCACATTTCAGCACAACATGGCTAATAAAGTTAAGGACATCCTTAATTCCTTGGACGACCTTAACAAAATAGCCAAAGACTATGGTCTCCAACAGTTAGCCATAGATCAAAGAATTTTTATTCCATCAAATGTGGAGACAGTCTCCTTCCTGGATGACTCAAACATTGTTGGAAGGAAAAATGATGTCTCAAAAGTTGTTGACATGTTACTCAGTCCCCAAGATGATCGAACTGTCTCTGTTGTGCCTATAGTTGGAATGGCGGGTATCGGGAAAACTACTTTAGCAAGGCTAGTTTACCATGATGTGGATGTGGAAAGGCGTTTTGATGTAAGATTTTGGGTGTGTGTTTCGGATGATTTCAATGTGAAAAGAATTTTAAGAGAAATGCTGGAGCATGATATGAATTATCAGCAGACCTCGATACCTCAAAACTTGAATGCTTTAACGGCGAAACTGAAGGGGAAGATTGAGCAGGCCAAAAGGGGAAATGAACAGATCAAATATCTTCTTGTACTTGATGATGTGTGGAATGTTGAACAATGGGATGAACTAATGTGGTGTTTGGAAGGGGTTAATAAGAATCGGGGGAATAAAGTTATTGTAACAACCCGCATTGAAGATGTGGCATTAAAAGTGGAAACACTTCCTAATCAAAGGCATCAGCCTGGAAAATTAAAAGATGAGGAGTGCTGGtccataataaaagaaaaagcatGTGGAGACTCCCCAATATCTCCAAGCTTAGTGTTAATTGGCGAGGAAATTGCTAAACAATGTCACGGTGTGCCTTTAGCAGCAAAAGTTATTGGAGGGACAATGCGCAAAATTGAAAGGAGTCGGGCTGCATGGTTGAAAATTCAAAACAGTGATGCATGGGGTTCGGTTTTGAGTGTGCTGAGGTTAAGTTTCGACCAGTTGTCTTCTCCATGTTTGAAGAAGTGTTTTGCATACTGCGCCATGTTTCCTAAAGATTTTTGCTTTAGAAAGGAGCAATTAATCCAACTCTGGATGGCAGAAGGATTTCTTGGTGGTTCTAAAGAAATGATGGATACTGGTAACAGATATTTCCATGAATTGTTATCAAATTCCTTATTCCAAGATGTGAGGAAGGACAGGTGCGGAAATATTTTGACGTGCAAGATGCATGACTTGGTGCATGATCTGGCTTTGTCTGTCTCAAAGTTTGAGACTTTGATTTTCCAAGAAAATTCCAGTTCCAGCACAGATGAAGTTTCTTATATTCGGCATCTCAGTATTGGTTATGATGGGGAATCCTTACCAATAATTTTAACAGCTGTTGCTCCAAAATTGCACTCTTTGTTCTCAGAGATTGATGTGTTCAAGAAATTGTCAAGAACCTTCACAAGCTTACGAGTCCTGAAATTTTCTGGTGCTGATATTCTTGAGTTGCCTGCTTCCCTCGGCGAATTGAAGCACTTGAGGTATATGGACATCTCGAAGACTTCTATCAAAGTGCTGCCTCTGTCCATAACCAAACTTTACATGTTACAAACATTAAGGTTCATGGGTTGTAGGAAGCTCGCATTTCCAGATGGATTGAGAAATTTGATAAGCTTGAAGCACATCCATTTTGACCAGCGAAGTTCTCAACCAATTGAGCTTCGACACCTAATTTCTCTCCAAACATTGCCAATGTTTTTTGTTAGGGATAACGAACTTCATCTTGATGCTCTAGGATGCCTCAACGAACTTGGTGGACAATTGAAGATATGCGATCTTCAAAGTGTTAGAGACAAGGAAGAGGCTCGCAAAGCAAATTTACGGCTTAAAACAAAATTGACCAAGGTAATATTTGAATGGACAAATTTTAGCAATGATACCTGTGAGGAAGTGCTGGAAGGTCTCCAACCCCACTCAGGTTTGCAAAGCTTAATTATTTGGAATTATGGAGGAGAAAAGCTCCCATCTTGGATGTCAAGACCTGTTCATGGATCTAATATTGGTTCACTGATTCTTGACAATTTGATGGAGTTGGTATTAGACAATTGCATCAATTGTAAGAGTCTTCCACCATTGGGCCAACTGCAAAGTCTCAAATTTCTTGCACTGAGGAATATGGAGATGCTGAAATGCATCGGTAATGCGTTTTATTGCGATGGACGTAGTCAAGGTCAGAAGGAGGTGTTTACTGCAGCAGTCATGTTTCCTTGCTTAGAAGAGTTGATTGTTTCTGACTGCCCCTTATTGGAAAGTGTTCCCCTGACGGGACGATGTTTATCTCTTAAAAAGCTCCGTGTTGAGGATTGTTCACGATTAAGCAGTATAGGGGATGGACTAGCTACTGCCATGCTTCTTGAGGAACTAGCAATAGTGAGGTGTCAAAATTTGTGCTCAATTCCAAATTTAAATGGGTTTTCCTCTCTTCGAAGGGTATATGTTTATGGTTGCAGCAAATTGGGAACTGTCCCAATAGCCGGAATATGTTCATCTCTTGAAGAATTTTGCATTTCTAATTGTAAGGAATTAAGGAAGATAGGAGACGGGTTGTCTACCTCCACTTGCCTCCAAACATTAAGGCTAGGAATTTGTGCTAATTTAAGTTCCATTCCGGTTATGGATGGATTTTCATTTCTTCGAAATCTTGATATATCAAGCTGCAGAGAACTTGAAATTGTTCCAATAAGAGGAAGATGTTCATCTCTTCAAAATCTTCACATTTCCTCGTGTCGAAAATTAAGCGAGATAGGAGACGGGTTGTCTACCTCCATTTATCTTGAAGAATTGAAGTTAAGTGATTGTCCTAATTTAAGCTCCATTCCAGATTTGGAAGGATTTTCCTCTCTTCGAATTTTAGATATATCGATCTGCGAGGATCTGGAAATTGTTCCGATAGGAGGGCAGTGTTCATCTCTTAAAAAGCTTCACATTTCCTCGTGTCCAAAATTAAGCAAGATAGGAGACGGGTTGTCTACCTCCATTTATCTTGAAGAATTGAAGTTAAGTGATTGTCCTAATTTAAGCTCCATTCCAGATTTGGAAGGATTTTCCTCTCTTCGAATTTTAGATATATCAATCTGCGAGAATCTGGAAATTGTTCCGATAGGAGGGCAGTGTTCATCTCTTAAAAAGCTTCGCATTTCCTCGTGTCGAAAATTAAGCAAGATAGGAGACGGGTTGTTTACCTCCATTTATCTTGAAGAATTGAAGTTAAGTGATTGTCCTAATTTAAGCTCCACTCCAGATTTGGAAAGATTTTCCTCACTTCGAATTTTAGATATATCAATCTGCGAGAATCTGGAAATTGTTCCGATAGGAGGGCAGTGTTCATCTCTTCAAAAGCTTCACATTTCCTCGTGTCGAAAATTAAGCAAGATAGGAGACGGGTTGTTTACCTCCATTTATCTTGAAGAATTGAAGTTAAGTGATTGTCCTAATTTAAGCTCCATTCCAGATTTGGAAGGATTTTCCTCTCTTCGAATTTTAGATATATCGATCTGCGAGGATCTGGAAATTGTTCCGATAGGAGGGCAGTGTTCATCTCTTAAAAAGCTTCACATTTCCTCGTGTCCAAAATTAAGCAAGATAGGAGATGGGTTGTCTACCTCCATTTATCTTGAAGAATTGAAGTTAAGTGATTGTCCTAATTTAAGCTCCATTCCAGATTTGGAAGGATTTTCCTCTCTTCGAATTTTAGATATATCAATCTGCGAGAATCTGGAAATTGTTCCGATAGGAGGGCAGTGTTCATCTCTTAAAAAGCTTCGCATTTCCTCGTGTCGAAAATTAAGCAAGATAGCAGACGGGTTGTTTACCTCCTTTTATCTTGAAGAATTGAAGTTAAGTGATTGTCCTAATTTAAGCTCCACTCCAGATTTGGAAAGATTTTCCTCTCTTCAAAATTTAGATATATCAATCTGCAAGAATCTGGAAATTGTTCCGATAGGAGGGCAGTGCCCATCTCTTGAAGTGCTTGACATTCGTGCATGTGAAAAATTAAGCCACATAGGAAGTGAACTGCCTCCCTTCACCATGCTCAGAAAATTGAAGATAGTGAACTGCCCGAATTTGAGGTCCATTCCAAGAATGCATATTGATTTTTTCACTTTTCTTATCAAATTAAACTTCACTGGTGTAGGCGGAGGCTTAATTCGTCTGTTATCAGCTTGCAACAATCGCCTTGCCAATCTGACACTATCTGATTTGCCTGATCTAAGATCGATTCCAGAAAGGTTGGGGAATTGTCGTTATCTAAATCATTTAACAATCAAAAGGTGCCCAACATTGAGGAGCATTCCAAATGGCCTCCTTGGCAGCTCTTTTTGGTTGAGAAGTTTAGATATTGGTGGTTTCTCAGAAGAGCTAGAAGAATTCCCAGGTTTTGATTCCATCCGACGCCTCAGTGCCTCCCTTAAAAAGTTGCGATTGCTTGGATGGGCAAAGCTAAGTTCTCTTCCTTACCAACTCCAACACCTCACTGCCCTTGAAGAGCTGGAGATACAGAGGTTTCAGGGCATAGAAGCCTTGCCTGATTGGTTGGGAAATCTGTCCTCTATAAAGCGGCTGGGAATCGATTCATGTGATAAGCTCGTGTATCTGCCTTCTGAACTTGTTACGCGAAGCCTCTCCAAATCAATAGCATTTGAAATTTCAGCGTGTCCTCAATTAGAGGCAAGATGGTCCTCAATTAGCG AACTTTACAGGATTAGGATGGATATATATGATCCATAG